The Desmodus rotundus isolate HL8 chromosome 3, HLdesRot8A.1, whole genome shotgun sequence genome includes a region encoding these proteins:
- the TCEA3 gene encoding transcription elongation factor A protein 3 has translation MGQEEELLRIAKKLEKMVARKKTEGALDLLKKLNSCQMSIQLLQTTRIGIAVNGVRKHCSDTEAVSLAKVLIKKWKRLLESPGSPKGGKGEEREKAKKKEKELDCSSWKPEAGLSPPRKKQGEEPKDRRDSVDSKSSATSSPKRPSMERSNSSKSKAETSPRTPSSPSSPTFIPSVCLLAPCYLTGDSVRDKCVEMLSAALKADDDYKDYGVNCDKMASEIEDHIHQELKSTDMKYRNRVRSRISNLKDPRNPGLRRNVLSGAISTGLIAKMTAEEMASDELRELRNAMTQEAIREHQMAKTGGTTTDLFQCKKCKKKNCTYNQVQTRSADEPMTTFVLCNECGNRWKFC, from the exons ATGGGCCAGGAAGAGGAGCTGCTGAGGATCGCCAAAAAGCTGGAGAAGATGGTAGCCAGGAAGAAGACG GAAGGGGCCCTCGACCTTCTGAAGAAGCTGAACAGCTGTCAGATGTCCATCCAGCTActccag ACAACCCGGATCGGCATCGCGGTGAACGGGGTCCGGAAGCACTGCTCAGACACAGAGGCGGTGTCCTTGGCCAAAGTCCTCATCAAAAAATGGAAGCGGCTGCTGG AATCCCCTGGGTCCcccaaaggaggaaaaggagaggaaagagagaaagccaagaagaaagaaaaagaacttgacTGTTCCAGTTGGAAGCCAGAGGCAGGCCTTTCTCCACCAAGGAAGAAACAAGGGGAAGAGCCCAAAGACAG aAGAGACTCTGTGGATTCCAAGTCTTCAGCCACCTCCTCTCCAAAAAGACCATCGATGGAAAG ATCAAACAGCAGCAAATCGAAAGCAGAGACCTCCCCCAGGACACCCAGCAGCCCCTCGAGCCCCACCTTCATCCCCTCCGTCTGCCTCCTGGCACCCTGCTATCTCACAGGGGACTCTGTCCGGGACAAGTGTGTGGAGATGCTCTCGGCGGCCTTGAAGGCAGATG ATGATTACAAGGACTATGGAGTCAACTGTGACAAGATGGCATCAGAAATCGAAGATC ATATCCACCAGGAGCTCAAGAGCACAGACATGAAGTACCGGAACCGCGTGCGCAGCCGAATTAGCAACCTCAAGGACCCCAGGAACCCTGGCCTGAGGCGGAACGTGCTCAGTGGGGCCATCTCCACCGGCCTCATCGCCAAGATGACAGCAGAG GAAATGGCCAGCGACGAGCTGCGGGAGTTGAGAAATGCCATGACCCAGGAGGCCATCCGCGAGCACCAGATGGCCAAAACGGGCGGCACCACCACTGACCTCTTCCAGTGCAAGAAATGCAAGAAGAAGAATTGTACCTATAACCAG GTGCAGACACGAAGCGCTGATGAGCCCATGACTACCTTCGTCTTATGCAATGAGTGCGGCAATCGCTGGAAG TTCTGCTGA